Below is a genomic region from Flexibacter flexilis DSM 6793.
CAGCGACAATTTTGAGCCATTCAAGGCCGTAGCCCTTGCCCATTCGCCCATTAGTGCCGATGTGAGTGCGGCTATCGTGGACGTTGGCAATGGACTTGCCGTTGATTTTGAGAAAGTTGGAACAAAAGTAAAAGGCAAAACCGCTTTGTGTAACATTGGTTTAGATGCCAGTGCGGCAGCGGGTGCTGTCAATTTGCATCGTTCCGAAAAAGTGGCGTTGGCGATTAAAAGCGGCGCGATAGCCGTCATTATGGTCAATCAAGCACCTGGCGATATTTTACTTACGGGAACGGCTTCGGTTACGGGCGAACTTATCCCGATTCCCGCCGTGTGCGTGTCGGCCAACAGCGGCAAAGCCATTCGTCAGTGGATGAAAGAAGAAAAGCTAATTGCGTCCGTGCAAATGACCAACCATTTCCAGACCGTAACCGCACGCAACGTAGTGGCGACACTCAAAGGCGAAACGCGCGAAAAAATCGTAGTGGGCGGCCACCTCGACTGCTGGGACTTAGCAACGGGTGCGATAGACAACGGCATCGGCAGTTTTTCGGTGTTGGAAATTGCTCGCACGCTCAAAGCCCTGAAAATAAAACCAAAACGCAGCATTGAATTTGTATTTTTTATGGGAGAAGAACAAGGTTTGCACGGCTCAGAAAGCTATGTAGCCGCCTTACACAAACGCCCAAAAAAATTAGCCAAAATCAAATACATGATGAATATCGACATGGCAGGCAACGCCATTGGTTTTGATGCGGGAGGCCGCGACGAAGCCCTAAAATTCTTTGAAACGACAGGCAAACTCATTGCCGCAACGGATACGGCGTTCCAGAATCGCGTGAGCAGTGGCGCAGGGCTGCACAGCGACCACCAAGCCTTTATGCTCGAAGGTATCCCGACCGCCTCGCCGATTGCCAATCTTCCGCGCAGCATTTATAATTGCTATCATGCTGATTGTGATGACTTTAAATTGGTAGAAAAAAAACACATCAACAATACGGCAAAGTTTGCGTCCATGATGTTGTACGCGTTGGCCAATGCAAAAGATTTGCCAGCCTCGCGCCAAACAGAAGCCGAAATCGGAGCATTTCTTACAAAAAATAAACTCCGCGAAAAGCTTGAAATACACGGACAATGGCGTTGGAAATAATTTAATTAAAAATTCCATCCTTTTTGCCTTTAGGTATCTGAAAAGATATTTAAAGGCATTTTTATTTGAAATCAACTTATTAGGATTCATTACCAAAAAAAATAAAGTTGGCTTAACTTAGAATCCGATGGAAAGCACTAATTTTGTCGAGTTTAGCGCAATCGTTCTCTTTCGCCATTTTTGAAAGGAATAATGAAAGATGCGTTTGTTATTTTTATCAATGATTTTATGACAAAATACCTACATTACTTCACCTACTTACTGTTGTTGTTGTGTGCGCCTGTTTGGGGATTGGCACAGAATGGCACGCTCAAAGGGACAGTTAAAGACAAAACAACCAAAGAGCCTCTTATCGGGGCAACCATTTTTATCGTCGGCACGTACAAAGGTGCAGCCACCGACTTCGACGGTAATTATGAAATAAAAGACATCAAACACGGCGACTATACGGTAAAAGTTTCGTTTGTGGGCTATACCGAAAAGCTCTACAACGGTATTCGTATTACCAAAGACCAAACGACGCAACTCAACATTGAGCTAAGCGAACAAGGCAAAACGCTTGACGCTGTGGAAGTTGTGGGCGAGAAAAACGTCGTAGATTTGGAAAGTGGCAAAAGCGAAGTTCGTATCACTTCTGCCGACATCAAAGAAATGAACGTGCGCAACGTGCAAGGCGTTGTGGCCATGCAAGCGGGTGTTTCGCAGTCGCCAGACGGTCTGCAAATTCGCGGCGGTCGTGTCTATGAAACCCAATTCGTAGTGGACGGCGTAAACGCGCAAGATCCATTGGCGGGTACGGGTTTCGGTACGGAAGTTTCCAGCGGTTCGGTACAAGATTTGGCCGTGATTACGGGCGGTTCGGATGCCGAATACAACGGCACTTCAGGTATTATCGTTACCAAAATCAAAGAAGGCGGCGACCAACTCAAAGTATATGGCAACTGGCAACGCGACAATTTAGGTTTCAATAAAATGAAAGGCAGTGCTTGGAATACTGACATTGCGGAATTAGCGATTGGTGGTCCAGTGCCTTTCACCAACAAAAAGCTTAAATTCTTTACCAGCCTTAACGTAGGCCTAAGCGACCAATATTATCGCCTTACAGCCAATCAGTTAAAAAGTTCTATCCTGCCAGATAGTACATTATTCTCGCCGCGCCAAGACAACAAATGGTCGCATACACTCAAGTTGAGCTACGAGATTGCCAGAGGTTCTAAAATCTCGTTTACCAACCAACACAGTATTTTGGTAAACCAAAACTCACGCACCCTGCAAGTAGTTGGTTTTAGTAATATCATGGCTCCAGGTTTGCAATACGGCTTTGCCAATAGCCTCGACAACGCCACTACTTACACGCACCGCAGCAATTTGAGCGTTTTGAATTTTCAACAATTGCTCAATAAAAATTTAACGCTTGATGTGGCCGTAGGTCGTTTGTTTACTAACCTTCGCGCCGATGCCAATGGCCGTGCGTTCCGCGACGAAACAATCAACAAAATTTATGACCCTGCCTCTATCGTTACAAACCCTGTGGTAGTTTATAACCCAGGTTCAGATACTTCATTCGTTCTTCCTGGCGACGGGCTTTACAACAACGGCGGTATTTCTACCGTGTGGCACGATCACTATGTAAATGAGCTTACACTTAAATACAAATTCAATTATTTTTCGCCAAACAAACGCCATTTCGTAACCTTCGGCCAAGAGCACAAACACCAAGATTTGCAATGGGCAGACGTGAGCAGCCCTTGGGTGGGTGCGCCTATCAAATTGCCTGATGGTACTTACATTGCTTCGCGCAGCATCGGTACGAGCAGCGATTTGTGGCACGTAAAACCATCGTCGGGCGGTTTCTTCGTACAAGACGAAATTCGTTACAAAGGTATTTCGGCAGTAATCGGTACGCGTTTGGAATATTGGGCACCTGGCAAATTTGCAGATGATGCCGTAGATAATCCAGATGCCCTTGTACTTCAGTCGGTTAGAGATGATTACAAAAAGCAAACGACTAAACTTTTCGGCTTGCGTTGGAAAGCGCGTTTGCTACCAAAATTGCGCGTTTCGTTCCCTGTAACCGAAAACAATGTATTGTATTTCAATTACGGTCACTCAATGCGTTTGCCGCACCCTCGCTTCGTGTATGCGGGTCTTGATCCTAAATACCAATCGCGTTCGGCTCTCTCGG
It encodes:
- a CDS encoding M20/M25/M40 family metallo-hydrolase; the encoded protein is MLPLRNFTLACACLAATTFSSVALQAQNAKNLEAVFQRINTEINTHAEGYEQLQKATSTIGHRLSGTENGAKAEQFVYDLLKSYGLSNVHFESFQMKTWQRDTMDLEIVPEDSDNFEPFKAVALAHSPISADVSAAIVDVGNGLAVDFEKVGTKVKGKTALCNIGLDASAAAGAVNLHRSEKVALAIKSGAIAVIMVNQAPGDILLTGTASVTGELIPIPAVCVSANSGKAIRQWMKEEKLIASVQMTNHFQTVTARNVVATLKGETREKIVVGGHLDCWDLATGAIDNGIGSFSVLEIARTLKALKIKPKRSIEFVFFMGEEQGLHGSESYVAALHKRPKKLAKIKYMMNIDMAGNAIGFDAGGRDEALKFFETTGKLIAATDTAFQNRVSSGAGLHSDHQAFMLEGIPTASPIANLPRSIYNCYHADCDDFKLVEKKHINNTAKFASMMLYALANAKDLPASRQTEAEIGAFLTKNKLREKLEIHGQWRWK
- a CDS encoding TonB-dependent receptor encodes the protein MTKYLHYFTYLLLLLCAPVWGLAQNGTLKGTVKDKTTKEPLIGATIFIVGTYKGAATDFDGNYEIKDIKHGDYTVKVSFVGYTEKLYNGIRITKDQTTQLNIELSEQGKTLDAVEVVGEKNVVDLESGKSEVRITSADIKEMNVRNVQGVVAMQAGVSQSPDGLQIRGGRVYETQFVVDGVNAQDPLAGTGFGTEVSSGSVQDLAVITGGSDAEYNGTSGIIVTKIKEGGDQLKVYGNWQRDNLGFNKMKGSAWNTDIAELAIGGPVPFTNKKLKFFTSLNVGLSDQYYRLTANQLKSSILPDSTLFSPRQDNKWSHTLKLSYEIARGSKISFTNQHSILVNQNSRTLQVVGFSNIMAPGLQYGFANSLDNATTYTHRSNLSVLNFQQLLNKNLTLDVAVGRLFTNLRADANGRAFRDETINKIYDPASIVTNPVVVYNPGSDTSFVLPGDGLYNNGGISTVWHDHYVNELTLKYKFNYFSPNKRHFVTFGQEHKHQDLQWADVSSPWVGAPIKLPDGTYIASRSIGTSSDLWHVKPSSGGFFVQDEIRYKGISAVIGTRLEYWAPGKFADDAVDNPDALVLQSVRDDYKKQTTKLFGLRWKARLLPKLRVSFPVTENNVLYFNYGHSMRLPHPRFVYAGLDPKYQSRSALSDLGNPNLNPEVAVSYELGIKSQITRDFGVTFTAFYKDYFDFIVNRTLTFTGDPTRRAFAINQDYARIRGLEVMLNYRLNKNLRATFNAAYQVATGKSNTAAESRLQIEKNGSVNTTKEQYLAWDRPFDLKGSLIYTPDTSAIFFGVPLKGFRFFLSATYKSGLRYTPQRFAGYDLQGRPKYESIDTDPYSKIGSAWFWSDLKITRDFRFGKKQFISLSVEINNIFNNKNAQIINPVTGTAYSYGDALPYTQRDPVYANPQSSGLPPTNPARYMQPRQILYGVSFSF